The Ranitomeya imitator isolate aRanImi1 chromosome 3, aRanImi1.pri, whole genome shotgun sequence genome has a window encoding:
- the LOC138671611 gene encoding platelet binding protein GspB-like — protein sequence MASGSDSGTPPLRSPASSSEEENQDEEREQQQGPRGQAVVAGRSVSQRALDEPLNIDLMVASIEARGPLWDSRDPQHADQGILRRLWLEVAQTLWDGFDSANAKAKASFLKQLRTRWRSMKDRFKRGLKKEGQARSGAGASRTSMYKHNRILQFLRPVLESRETHSSTRETVQSSRRPSRAVLCEAPSELSQPSHSESRSATTQSGEPAAGPSDVPLAEASVAPSFGSSRQRASDRAPMSEFLHLSTVFQNGFRALCDKMCNIERRLENIETDLSRPAKHFFSAIHNGMVEHLTPELQISFMQGCNNLYVSALQQARVMQSATNMPAVPSLAAMTPTPAAEHHHRAPRAEGHRRRHRHHRTEPQSSEPDRPSRGHRREADPHPEGERRKKKKKKTMTTTSTTSLAMAAPQSTTRTQPGSTRSTPSTQAGSTRSTPTTQPGSTRSTPSTQPGSTQSRSSQPRTLVVPPPLSPASVAVSPPPSTGWTDVGIPSSVIEYAASSPSSSSSVSSSQKTGGYESPFVADIGTP from the exons atggccagcggcagtgattccggcaccccaccgctgaggagtccg gcttcttcaagtgaggaggagaaccaggatgaagagagggagcagcagcagggaccacggggccaagctgtggttgcaggacggagc gtttcacaacgggccctggatgagccaCTTAACATTGACCTAATGGTGGCAtcaatagaagcacggggcccgttgtgggacagccgtgacccccagcacgcggaccagggcatattgcggcgtctgtggttggaggtggcacaaacgctgtgggatggcttcgacagcgctaacGCCAAGGCCAAAgccagtttcc ttaaacaattgaggaccagatggcgctccatgaaggaccgtttcaagaggggcctgaaaaaggagggacaggctCGTAGTGGTGCTGGCGCTTCAAGGACTTCGATGTACAAgcataaccgtatactgcagttcttgcgaccggtccttgaaagcagaga aacacacagcagcacccgcgagactgtccaatCCTCAAGACGACCCTcaagagcggtcctttgtgaagcgccatctgaactgtcgcagccatcccacagcgagagcaggtctgcaacaacacaatctggcgaaccggcagccggtccatcagatgttcctctggccgaggcctctgttgctccgtcctttgggtcttcccgacagcgggcctcggacagggcgcccatgtccgaatttttacatctgagtaccgtatttcagaatggtttcagggcgctgtgcgataaaatgtgcaatatcgaacggcgtcttgaaaacatcgaaacggatctctcgaggccggcaaaacatttctttagtgccattcacaacggcatggtggaacatcttacgccggaactccagatttcgttcatgcagggctgcaacaatttatatgtcagtgctctgcagcaggctcgggtcatgcagtcagcgacaaatatgcccgcagtaccatcgctggctgccatgactccgactcctgctgcagagcaccaccacagagctccgcgtgccgagggccaccgccgccgccaccgccaccacagaactgaGCCCCAAAGTtccgagcctgacaggccttcaagggggcacagacgggaagccgacccccacccagagggagagaggaggaaaaagaaaaagaagaagaccaTGACGACCACAAGCACTacgtccttggctatggctgctccccaaagtaccaccagaacacagcctgggtcgacccggagcacaccaagtacccaggctgggtctacacggagtacacccactacccagcctgggtcaaccaggagtacaccatctacacagcctgggtcgacccagagccggagtagccagccaaggacactggtcgtccctcctcctctctCACCTGCTTCTGTTGCAGTCTCGCCACCACCATCCACTGGCTGgactgatgtcggcatcccgtctagtgtcatagagtatgctgcttcctccccctcttcctcctcctcggtctcctcatcaCAAAAAACTGGGGGATATGAATCCCCTTTTGTTGCGGACATTGGCACCCCTTAA